From the Fibrobacter sp. genome, the window TGTATTCCTTGGTAGAAAGGGTATCGGTCTTGGGGACTGCAGTATCCTTGTCCTTCCAGACAACACGTTCCACAATGGCCTTGACCTTGCCGCCCAAGAAGGCCGGGATCTTATCGAAGACCACATTGACATCGCCCAGGGTGTTTCCGCCAATCACGACGCTTGCGTAGTTCTGCTTGGCATCTACAGCGGCAAAGCCATCGACACCGGCGCTCTTGTCGTTAGGAGGGGTAACTTTGGCCATGTAGCCAGACATGTCACCATACCACTTATACAGATGCCAACCACCACCGCGCTGGTTCTGTGCGGTGAGCAAGCTACCCAGACGACCTGGAAGCGGTACGAACCACCAGGAAATCATAGCGCTTTCAACGCCGTGGCGTTCAAACTTTGCAATGAAGGGAACAGAAATACCCGGGCAGCCTTCATAGGAGTGTTCTCCATCGGAGTATTCGTTAATGCTGATGGCGCGGGGGGAAATTCCAAGTTTCTTTTCAAGGCTACGCAGATTTTCCAAGGCGCCGACGAAACCTTCAGAACCCCACTGATGCCAACTGATTACATCGGGCAGGCAGTTGTTCTGTACGCAGAACCTAAGGAAGTTTTCCATCCTGGTGGAGTTGTAGTAGGAATAGGAGGGGCCAATAATCTTTGCACCCGGATCCAACTGGCGGATCAAATCGTACGTGGGTTTCCACAGATCTCTTTCGAAGTTATCAGAGCCTTTCCATGTATCGTTGGGTTCGTTCCAGATTTCGTAACCATCAAAGTTCTGAACCGCAGAAGACTTCTTGTCGTTAATGACAGAGGTAACTTCCTTTTTCCAGCTATCCCAATTCTGGTACTTATAGGGCCAGCCCGGCAAAATGTCAGCAAGACGAATCTGGACCTTGGCTGTGGTATTCTTGAGACGGGGAGAAATCAAAAATGCACCGCCAATGGGCTGCTGACGGCCATTACCGCTACGTGCAGGAGCCAGGAACACATTGGGCTTGAGAGGAGCCACATCGGCATCCACGTTGCTGGGGAGGGTTTCTGTAAAGCCGTAGAGCGAACCGGATGCCACATGGGTTACCGGGCGAATGCTATCGCCAAGGCTTACGTTCAAAGTCGTTGCAGCAAATACGCTACTCGGCAGGGCTGCAACAGCTGCGATAGAGAGAAGCGACCTAACACTAATTTTTTCAAACATTCCCTTTGTCCTTTTTTATTTGACTCATGGACTGATGCACAACATCACATGTATAAAAGTACCTCACCTTTGTTGAAAAAACGCACCATTTTTGCAAATACTTTTGCAAAAATGACAAAAGGCCCTTTTACCTCATTTCGGGGTAAAAAGGCCTGTTTTTTGATAAAAAAGCGTGTTTTTGGGGGAGCGGCTTACTTTGCCTTACGAACAATCAGGTTTTTCACGCCAGGAATGCGAACCAGATACACACCCTGTCCCAAGGCGGCATTTCTGCTAATGCGATTTCCACGCATATCGAAATACTGGGCCCTGGACAAATCCGTAGGAACAATGGACAGCCCCTGATTGCGAATTGCGATAACTTCTTCACAACCTTCGTCAGAGGAATTCACGCAATCTTCACCGGGTTCAACATCCGGGTCGTCAGAGTCAACAGGATCCTTTACGATAGGTTCCGGATCAGTAGCATCCTTGCCTTCTACGAAGGTAAAGTAGTCTATGTCGAACCAGTCGGCTGTGGCTGTTACACGGACAACATGCTCGCCTGCGGTAAGGCTTACATTCGCGCTGACCTTGGCGTAGTCATCAAAGTTCTGCTCATCGCCTTCTGCCTTGTCGGCCTTGGGAACCTCGATATTTTCCACAACAACCTTTCCATCAACAGACACGCTAAAGCTGGAGCCCCCGTCGGAAGCAACTGCAGCAAACATGGTGTAATCGCCAGCCTTGGCAGCATTGACAGTGTATTCCAGCCATTCGCCATTCTGGATATAGCCTACAACAACACGGTCGCCAGACTTCTTATACAAATCAACGCCTGTATCCTTGCGGTAGTCGGAGTCACCATGATTATCCTTGTCCTTGTCGTAATAGGAATCGTTATCCTTTCCTACGCCCGGGACGTCGAAATCCTCGGCCTGGATCTTGCCAGGAACCGCCCAGGCCTTGCCGCCAAAGGGTTCCTGAGGAACAGGCTTCACTTCCACGGTATCGGTCCAGGAATACTGCATACGATCTACACCGGACTGGTTCACAATACTCAAGGTGGTGTTAGCACCGGAACCGGAGCGTTTTGTCAT encodes:
- a CDS encoding carbohydrate-binding protein; protein product: MFEKISVRSLLSIAAVAALPSSVFAATTLNVSLGDSIRPVTHVASGSLYGFTETLPSNVDADVAPLKPNVFLAPARSGNGRQQPIGGAFLISPRLKNTTAKVQIRLADILPGWPYKYQNWDSWKKEVTSVINDKKSSAVQNFDGYEIWNEPNDTWKGSDNFERDLWKPTYDLIRQLDPGAKIIGPSYSYYNSTRMENFLRFCVQNNCLPDVISWHQWGSEGFVGALENLRSLEKKLGISPRAISINEYSDGEHSYEGCPGISVPFIAKFERHGVESAMISWWFVPLPGRLGSLLTAQNQRGGGWHLYKWYGDMSGYMAKVTPPNDKSAGVDGFAAVDAKQNYASVVIGGNTLGDVNVVFDKIPAFLGGKVKAIVERVVWKDKDTAVPKTDTLSTKEYTMNGTTLTVPVNIESKFYGYRVYLTPVNVPLKPYKDVIELPGKVEAENYDVAGQGFSYFDNDAENRAGDYREDGVDIEKAGDNYVIGYTEANEWLKYSVDVVTEGEYEITANVAAASDTKGFKLFLDDEELTGEYTIPATGEDWKTYKVVKVGSAKLNAGKHVLKLQIDGPYVNIDWVNFAEPVPEVPEIPETTDSSEVSDTNSTAIGQFVDRMNGLGLMGSNEAYAVFGLNGSFLGKVSARDFQSLHHEARNLVKKDGLYIAKSLKSGSVIRLNLSK